The following proteins come from a genomic window of Elusimicrobiota bacterium:
- the ybgF gene encoding tol-pal system protein YbgF — MRVSALLIAGIALPALSGCLATRQEIEDLRADIIRLNTTLQSQQKKEAEFQSALRENQEGLQGNQADLMNKMGELTHSLEALSSQLVESDDRMTTLSTRLDDLDKNVSNRLDAVVKTVQGVKSIPAPSPSRFYQAGYAEFTKRRYAQALQVFQNYLDQYPDTEQAPQAQYYMGEAHLAEKNTEEALDAFDAVIKNYPKSGSVPAAYLQKGKILEGEGKISEAIAIYDALARKYPHRKEAQTAAQRLRALRGDKDPAPKPAAKPAPKPAPKPSDSGAGR, encoded by the coding sequence ATGCGCGTCTCGGCGCTTCTCATCGCGGGTATCGCCCTGCCGGCCCTCTCCGGTTGCCTGGCCACGCGGCAGGAAATCGAAGACCTGCGGGCCGACATCATCCGCTTGAACACCACTCTTCAGTCCCAGCAGAAAAAAGAGGCGGAGTTCCAGTCCGCCCTGCGGGAGAACCAAGAGGGACTGCAGGGGAACCAGGCGGATTTGATGAACAAAATGGGCGAGCTCACTCACAGTTTGGAAGCCCTGTCGTCCCAGCTGGTGGAAAGCGACGACCGCATGACCACCCTGTCGACCCGTCTCGACGATCTCGACAAAAACGTATCGAACCGTTTGGACGCCGTGGTCAAAACCGTCCAAGGCGTCAAAAGCATTCCCGCCCCCTCGCCCTCGCGCTTTTACCAGGCGGGCTACGCGGAGTTCACCAAGCGGCGCTACGCTCAGGCCCTGCAGGTGTTCCAAAATTATTTGGATCAATACCCCGACACCGAGCAGGCGCCCCAGGCCCAGTATTACATGGGCGAGGCCCACCTGGCGGAAAAGAACACCGAGGAGGCCCTCGACGCCTTCGACGCGGTGATCAAGAATTACCCCAAATCCGGTTCCGTGCCGGCCGCCTACTTGCAAAAAGGCAAGATCCTGGAGGGGGAGGGAAAAATTTCCGAAGCCATCGCGATCTACGACGCCCTGGCCCGCAAATACCCGCACCGCAAAGAGGCGCAAACGGCGGCCCAACGTTTGCGGGCTCTGCGGGGGGACAAGGACCCCGCGCCCAAGCCCGCGGCCAAACCGGCCCCCAAACCCGCGCCCAAACCCAGCGACAGCGGCGCCGGCCGCTGA
- a CDS encoding OmpA family protein: MSLGFLLSGCPKAKGPAVEPPPVEDEATAPETPVDATGAALDIGTDFAAVPGVLESVSFSYMSAELSDMARASLKKNAAVLKSVLKDQPSVKVRVEGHCDERGTLEYNLALGERRATAVRGYYATLGLSKAALSTISYGEERPVCTEADDDCWAQNRRGETTLKAATAVRVPLAQ; this comes from the coding sequence ATGTCGCTGGGGTTCCTTTTGAGCGGTTGCCCCAAGGCGAAAGGCCCGGCTGTGGAACCGCCGCCGGTGGAAGACGAAGCCACCGCCCCCGAAACCCCCGTGGACGCCACCGGGGCGGCCCTGGACATCGGCACGGACTTCGCCGCGGTGCCCGGCGTGCTGGAATCCGTTTCTTTCTCTTATATGAGCGCCGAATTGTCCGACATGGCCCGCGCCAGCCTCAAAAAGAACGCCGCGGTTCTGAAGAGCGTTTTGAAAGACCAACCCTCGGTGAAGGTTCGCGTGGAAGGCCACTGCGACGAGCGGGGCACCCTGGAATACAACCTCGCCCTGGGGGAACGCCGGGCCACGGCGGTCCGGGGTTATTACGCCACTCTGGGCCTCTCCAAAGCCGCCCTGTCGACCATTTCCTACGGCGAAGAGCGCCCGGTTTGCACCGAGGCCGACGACGACTGCTGGGCCCAGAACCGGCGCGGAGAGACGACCTTGAAGGCCGCGACCGCCGTTCGGGTGCCGCTGGCCCAATAG
- a CDS encoding YggS family pyridoxal phosphate-dependent enzyme, which yields MALPSTAPALAQALEDVRARVRRAAERAKKNPNEIDILAVTKTLPPERVWEAWELGLWQFGESRVQEAERKKIALGDRFPENRHPRWHLIGHLQSNKARKALEIFDCVQSVDSLKLMELLDTEGGRRAQPVSCLVEIKISEEPAKQGLPAESLTAFLERATRFPFVRIEGLMGVPPLFPDPEKTRPYFRHLKKLFDHHRAFFQNDAPILSMGMSADFEVAIEEGATLVRLGTALFGDRS from the coding sequence ATGGCGCTTCCTTCCACCGCACCCGCATTGGCCCAAGCCCTGGAAGACGTCCGAGCGCGCGTGCGGCGGGCGGCCGAGCGGGCGAAAAAGAACCCCAACGAGATCGATATCCTAGCGGTGACGAAAACGCTCCCGCCGGAACGTGTGTGGGAGGCCTGGGAGCTGGGTCTTTGGCAATTCGGGGAAAGTCGCGTTCAAGAGGCGGAGCGCAAAAAAATCGCGTTGGGGGACCGCTTTCCCGAAAATCGCCACCCCCGCTGGCATCTGATCGGCCATTTACAGTCGAACAAAGCCCGAAAAGCCCTGGAAATTTTTGATTGCGTTCAGTCCGTGGACAGTCTGAAGCTGATGGAATTGCTGGACACGGAAGGCGGTCGGCGGGCCCAGCCCGTGAGTTGCCTGGTGGAAATCAAGATCTCGGAGGAACCGGCCAAACAGGGGCTTCCGGCCGAATCTTTGACGGCTTTCTTGGAACGGGCCACGCGTTTCCCCTTCGTCCGCATCGAGGGTTTGATGGGGGTGCCCCCGTTGTTCCCGGACCCGGAAAAAACGCGACCCTACTTTCGTCATTTGAAAAAGCTTTTTGACCACCACCGCGCGTTTTTCCAAAACGACGCCCCCATCCTGTCCATGGGCATGTCGGCGGATTTCGAAGTGGCCATCGAAGAAGGCGCCACCCTCGTTCGCCTGGGCACGGCGCTGTTCGGAGACCGGTCGTGA
- a CDS encoding pyrroline-5-carboxylate reductase, whose translation MGGALVGGLLAARRARPRDLWVTDPNDDQRRAVQKKFGVRAGTDNRAAATWADVVVLCVKPQLMGEVLRGLRGAVGPRQTVLSVAAGVKTATIEKILGRVPVVRAMPNTPALLRAGALVYCRGARAGRKNEAAARALLSALGPVWKTTEARMDAVTALSGSGPAYVFLLAEAMAAAGAALGLPAATAEALARQTIYGAGRMLTESPEAPAELRRRVTSPGGTTEAALKVLLKGDWPGTMKKALAAAARRSKELSAM comes from the coding sequence ATGGGCGGGGCCCTGGTGGGCGGTTTGTTGGCGGCGCGCCGGGCCCGGCCGCGCGACCTCTGGGTGACGGACCCGAACGACGACCAACGGCGCGCGGTGCAAAAAAAATTCGGCGTGCGCGCCGGAACGGACAACCGGGCCGCCGCGACCTGGGCCGACGTGGTGGTCCTCTGCGTCAAGCCCCAGCTTATGGGCGAGGTTCTGCGGGGGCTCCGAGGGGCGGTGGGGCCGCGACAGACCGTGCTGTCGGTGGCCGCCGGGGTTAAAACCGCGACGATCGAAAAAATTTTGGGCCGGGTCCCGGTGGTGCGCGCCATGCCCAACACGCCGGCGCTTCTGCGGGCGGGCGCCCTGGTTTATTGCCGCGGCGCCCGCGCCGGCCGCAAAAACGAAGCGGCGGCCCGGGCGCTCTTGTCGGCCCTGGGTCCGGTGTGGAAAACCACCGAGGCGCGCATGGACGCCGTGACCGCCCTTTCCGGCTCGGGACCCGCCTACGTGTTTTTGCTGGCCGAAGCGATGGCCGCCGCCGGCGCGGCCCTGGGGCTGCCGGCCGCCACCGCCGAGGCCCTGGCGCGGCAAACGATTTACGGGGCCGGCCGTATGTTGACCGAGAGCCCGGAGGCCCCGGCGGAACTCCGCCGGCGGGTCACCAGCCCCGGGGGCACCACCGAAGCCGCGTTGAAGGTTTTGTTGAAAGGCGATTGGCCGGGGACGATGAAAAAAGCCCTGGCCGCCGCCGCCCGACGGTCCAAAGAACTGTCGGCGATGTGA
- a CDS encoding YggU family protein, whose translation MIIRVRVIPNAVRSEVVGRIGSTVRVKVAAPAIDGKANNELTSYLAEFFEVKNRSVKIVRGQKGKEKTVEISGRAEEELEDMMETIP comes from the coding sequence ATGATCATTCGAGTGCGTGTGATTCCCAACGCCGTGCGCAGCGAAGTGGTGGGCCGCATCGGGTCCACCGTGCGCGTGAAAGTCGCGGCCCCCGCCATCGACGGGAAGGCCAACAACGAACTGACCAGCTACCTGGCCGAATTTTTCGAGGTCAAAAACCGTAGCGTCAAGATCGTCCGCGGCCAAAAGGGCAAGGAGAAGACCGTGGAAATCTCCGGCCGCGCCGAAGAAGAGCTCGAAGACATGATGGAGACGATCCCTTAA
- the mtnA gene encoding S-methyl-5-thioribose-1-phosphate isomerase — translation MPVVPFRWRGSRLEVLEQRDLPARVRWISCRTVDDVARAIRDMSIRGAPAIGCAAAFGLALAARAPGGARRDRLEKARRRLAATRPTAVNLFGALERMARVWKTDSRALSARLENEAVAIAAEDRAACRLIGDHGAGLLPPNTVVLTHCNAGALATAGYGTALGIVRSAHARGNIKKVYIDETRPYLQGARLTAWELARERIPYEILTDNAAAHILKTEKVDAVIVGADRIAANGDTANKIGTYALAIASRHHGVPFYVAAPASTIDPSTKTGDGIPIEERPAAEVLSFAGRRVAPAGARARHPAFDVTPAAFIAAIVTERGVVRPPFRFK, via the coding sequence GTGCCGGTCGTTCCCTTCCGCTGGCGCGGGTCCCGGCTGGAGGTCCTGGAACAGCGGGACCTCCCCGCGCGGGTCCGCTGGATTTCCTGCCGCACCGTCGACGACGTGGCCCGCGCCATTCGCGACATGTCGATCCGGGGCGCGCCCGCCATCGGCTGCGCCGCCGCTTTCGGCCTCGCCTTGGCCGCCCGAGCCCCCGGCGGCGCTCGCCGGGACCGTCTGGAAAAGGCCCGCCGCCGGCTCGCCGCCACCCGCCCCACCGCCGTTAACCTTTTCGGAGCCCTCGAACGCATGGCCCGGGTCTGGAAAACCGATTCCCGCGCTCTTTCCGCGCGACTTGAGAACGAAGCCGTCGCCATCGCCGCCGAAGACCGCGCCGCCTGCCGTCTCATCGGCGATCACGGCGCGGGTCTCTTGCCCCCAAACACCGTCGTCCTCACCCACTGCAACGCGGGCGCCCTCGCCACGGCCGGTTACGGCACCGCCCTGGGAATCGTCCGCTCCGCTCACGCCCGGGGGAATATAAAAAAAGTGTACATCGACGAGACCCGCCCGTACCTCCAGGGAGCGCGACTCACCGCCTGGGAACTCGCGCGGGAACGGATCCCCTACGAAATTCTTACCGACAACGCCGCCGCGCACATCCTCAAAACCGAAAAAGTCGACGCCGTGATCGTCGGCGCGGACCGCATCGCGGCCAACGGCGACACGGCGAACAAAATCGGCACCTACGCCCTGGCGATTGCGTCGCGCCATCACGGCGTTCCTTTTTACGTCGCGGCCCCCGCGTCCACCATCGACCCGTCCACAAAAACCGGCGACGGCATCCCGATCGAAGAGCGCCCCGCGGCCGAAGTGCTGTCCTTCGCCGGCCGCCGCGTCGCCCCCGCTGGGGCCCGGGCCCGTCACCCCGCCTTCGACGTGACCCCCGCCGCGTTCATCGCCGCGATCGTCACCGAGCGCGGGGTCGTCCGCCCCCCGTTCCGATTTAAGTAA
- the nrfH gene encoding cytochrome c nitrite reductase small subunit, with protein sequence MNTGQKSVWALLVLGSVFLGVGAYTFRYAEGLSYFSADPKACVNCHIMQPSFDSWQKASHHNVAKCVDCHLPHALVPKYLAKADNGYRHSKGFTFQDFHEPLRVTPRNDAILQDNCLRCHDALVHGTGLAAGRQALRCVHCHRNVGHGDKTGMGRIYSENETKGSAS encoded by the coding sequence GTGAACACCGGTCAGAAAAGCGTGTGGGCTCTGTTGGTGCTGGGCAGCGTCTTTTTGGGCGTGGGCGCTTACACCTTCCGCTACGCGGAGGGGTTGTCTTATTTCAGCGCCGACCCCAAGGCCTGCGTCAACTGCCACATCATGCAACCGTCCTTCGACTCTTGGCAAAAAGCCAGCCACCACAACGTCGCCAAGTGCGTGGACTGCCACCTGCCCCACGCGCTGGTGCCGAAATACCTGGCCAAGGCCGACAACGGCTACCGCCACTCCAAGGGATTCACCTTTCAAGATTTCCACGAACCCCTCCGGGTCACCCCCCGCAACGACGCGATCCTTCAGGACAACTGCCTCCGCTGCCACGACGCCCTGGTGCACGGCACGGGCCTGGCGGCGGGGCGCCAGGCCTTGCGCTGCGTCCATTGCCACCGCAACGTCGGCCACGGCGACAAAACCGGGATGGGCCGAATTTACAGTGAAAACGAAACCAAAGGATCCGCCTCATGA
- a CDS encoding ammonia-forming cytochrome c nitrite reductase subunit c552 translates to MTLSPDLLKSKKAVALVALGLVVATAGATALLVNIFERKGEARRPYVRLVEVTEDTTDPAQWGVNWPKEYDTYKLTALSTRTRFGGHGGSEAMPQDKLDRDPWLKRMFAGYAFAIDYRDRRGHAYMLSDQEKTERLTKPQSGSCLHCHASVMPLYRKLGDGDVLKGFEASHKLSYQEANKQLHDLGHAHPVSCVDCHDPKSMKLRVTRPGFMLGIQAFAASNAPAPHLPSIERWRAGDRRTPYDPNTLAVQTEMRSFVCGQCHVEYYCGTKAPLTFPWGKGLRAENLEDFWGTSKFPDGEPFFDYKHAETGAPVFKAQHPEFELWSQGVHARSGVSCADCHMPYMRDGATKVSDHWVRSPLLNINRACQTCHRIPEKEIRERVDLIQGRNHALLQRAAQALMDQLDAMVEAKKDGVPEAQLTAARDFQRKAQWRLDFISSENSMGFHAPQEAARVLGEAIDYARQGEIAARRARRKS, encoded by the coding sequence ATGACCCTCTCCCCCGACCTCTTGAAATCCAAAAAAGCCGTCGCGCTCGTCGCGCTCGGCCTCGTCGTCGCGACGGCCGGCGCGACCGCGCTCCTCGTGAACATTTTCGAGCGCAAGGGGGAGGCGCGCCGCCCCTATGTGCGCCTGGTGGAAGTCACCGAAGACACCACCGACCCCGCCCAATGGGGCGTCAACTGGCCCAAGGAGTACGACACCTACAAGCTCACCGCGCTCTCGACGCGCACCCGTTTCGGCGGCCACGGCGGCAGCGAGGCCATGCCCCAGGACAAACTGGACCGCGACCCCTGGCTCAAGCGGATGTTCGCGGGCTACGCCTTCGCCATCGACTACCGCGACCGGCGCGGGCACGCTTACATGCTTTCCGACCAGGAAAAGACCGAACGGCTCACGAAACCCCAGTCGGGTTCCTGCCTGCATTGCCACGCCTCCGTGATGCCCCTTTACCGGAAACTCGGAGACGGCGACGTCCTGAAAGGGTTTGAGGCCAGCCACAAATTGAGTTATCAAGAAGCCAACAAACAACTCCACGATCTGGGCCACGCGCACCCGGTGAGTTGCGTGGACTGCCACGATCCCAAAAGCATGAAACTGCGGGTCACGCGACCGGGGTTCATGCTGGGCATCCAGGCTTTCGCGGCCTCCAACGCCCCCGCGCCGCACCTGCCCTCCATCGAACGCTGGCGCGCCGGCGACCGCCGGACGCCCTACGACCCCAACACCCTGGCGGTTCAAACGGAAATGCGCTCCTTCGTCTGCGGGCAGTGCCACGTGGAATATTATTGCGGCACGAAGGCGCCCCTCACCTTCCCCTGGGGCAAGGGCCTGCGGGCCGAAAACCTGGAAGATTTTTGGGGCACGTCCAAATTCCCTGACGGAGAGCCCTTTTTCGATTACAAACACGCCGAAACCGGGGCGCCGGTCTTCAAAGCCCAACATCCGGAATTTGAGCTGTGGAGCCAGGGCGTGCACGCCCGCAGCGGGGTGTCCTGCGCCGATTGCCACATGCCTTACATGCGCGACGGCGCCACCAAAGTCTCCGACCACTGGGTCCGCAGCCCGCTTCTGAACATCAACCGGGCCTGCCAAACCTGCCACCGCATCCCGGAAAAGGAAATACGGGAACGGGTGGACCTCATTCAGGGACGCAACCACGCCTTGTTGCAGCGGGCGGCTCAAGCCCTCATGGACCAGTTGGACGCCATGGTCGAGGCCAAAAAAGACGGCGTGCCCGAGGCCCAACTGACCGCCGCCCGCGATTTCCAGCGCAAGGCCCAGTGGCGGCTGGACTTCATCTCTTCGGAGAACTCCATGGGGTTCCACGCGCCCCAGGAGGCCGCCCGGGTCCTGGGGGAGGCCATCGACTACGCCCGCCAGGGCGAAATCGCCGCCCGTCGCGCGCGCCGCAAATCTTGA
- the ileS gene encoding isoleucine--tRNA ligase, whose protein sequence is MKPKFNVQLPKTNFPMKADLPQREPGLLAHWEKIHLYKKIQERNAGGAPFVLHDGPPYANGAIHVGHALNKILKDIIVKYKGLRGFRSPYIPGWDCHGLPIEHQLMKEKGWDKRKVGRVPFRHEATRYAEHWVEAQKREFKRLGVLGDWDHPYKTLSPDYEAGIARTFYDLFEKGYIVQDKKPVYWCPTCETALAEAEVEYADKTSTSVFVKFPVVEWPANEDAQRMAKTPGKKVSVLVWTTTPWTLPANVALAFHPEGRYRLFESAQTHERFLVGDPGWKLLEEMFGPGKANAPAVEGLSLEGLVAKNPLNNNDSQGVLADFVSAEEGTGVVHIAPGHGEDDHAVGKAYGLPVLSPVDDRGRFTPEVLPNDLAGVSVWDANPVIVERLAKAQTLLKEVKISHSYPHCWRCKNPILFRAALQWFLKVGDAFRTALIQSTNHVEWIPEYGQERILGMLRTRPDWCLSRQRFWGTPIPMFLCEQCREPLRDRAVFDRVVAEFHKHGGDVWYEKDAAHFGATGPCPKCGHKGHRKEEDIVDVWFDSGVSWAAVLGQRPETRGTKRADVMYLEGSDQHRGWFQTSLLPAVALTGEPPFGRVLTHGFVLDGQGRAMSKSLGNVIAPQELIQKYGADIVRLWVAVTDYREDVRLSQDILDRVIDTYRKIRNTLRFLLGNLGDFDPARHARPLDALEPLDLAALGAFNDALERAARHYDEAEFHLVTATLADGFCINVLSEFYLDVRKDVLYCDAPDAPRRRSAQTAFWIIARGLAKVLAPLLSFTAEETWQTLREENKLGADDNPESVFLNPFPTTLDLPRTPAMAEFLRARRAANEAVEKARQSGAVKSANDAALPLTLPAGGPLADLAPAALASFLGVAVVRLEFAAVEAPVPGAVTAAPGAKCARCWLWRELTPAGLCARCADAERAVQPA, encoded by the coding sequence ATGAAACCCAAATTCAACGTTCAGTTGCCCAAAACCAATTTCCCCATGAAGGCCGACCTCCCCCAGCGAGAGCCCGGCCTTTTGGCGCATTGGGAAAAAATCCACCTCTACAAGAAAATCCAGGAGCGCAACGCCGGGGGAGCGCCCTTTGTCCTGCACGACGGTCCCCCCTACGCCAACGGGGCGATCCATGTGGGCCACGCGCTCAACAAAATTTTGAAGGACATCATCGTTAAGTACAAAGGCCTGCGGGGGTTCCGCTCGCCCTACATCCCCGGATGGGACTGCCACGGCCTGCCCATCGAACACCAATTGATGAAGGAAAAAGGATGGGACAAACGCAAGGTGGGCCGCGTGCCTTTCCGCCACGAGGCGACGCGCTACGCGGAGCATTGGGTCGAAGCCCAAAAGCGGGAGTTCAAACGCCTGGGGGTTCTGGGTGACTGGGACCACCCCTACAAAACGCTGTCCCCCGATTACGAGGCCGGCATCGCCCGGACCTTCTACGATCTTTTCGAAAAGGGCTACATCGTTCAAGACAAGAAACCGGTTTATTGGTGCCCGACCTGCGAGACCGCCCTGGCCGAGGCCGAGGTGGAATACGCGGACAAGACCTCCACCTCGGTCTTCGTGAAATTCCCCGTCGTGGAATGGCCCGCCAACGAAGACGCCCAGCGGATGGCAAAGACGCCGGGCAAAAAAGTGTCCGTGCTGGTGTGGACGACCACCCCCTGGACCCTGCCGGCCAACGTGGCGCTGGCGTTTCATCCGGAGGGACGGTACCGGCTTTTCGAATCGGCCCAAACCCACGAACGCTTTTTGGTCGGCGACCCCGGCTGGAAACTGTTGGAGGAAATGTTCGGCCCCGGCAAGGCGAACGCCCCGGCCGTCGAGGGATTGAGCCTCGAAGGTCTGGTGGCCAAAAACCCCCTCAACAACAACGATTCCCAGGGCGTGCTCGCCGACTTCGTTTCCGCCGAGGAGGGGACCGGGGTCGTGCACATCGCCCCGGGCCACGGGGAGGACGACCACGCCGTGGGCAAAGCCTACGGCCTGCCCGTGCTTTCCCCGGTGGACGACCGCGGGCGGTTCACCCCCGAGGTCCTGCCCAACGATCTGGCCGGGGTTTCCGTTTGGGACGCCAACCCCGTGATCGTCGAACGCCTGGCCAAGGCCCAGACGCTTTTGAAAGAAGTCAAAATCTCCCACAGCTACCCCCACTGCTGGCGGTGCAAAAACCCGATCCTCTTCCGCGCCGCGCTCCAATGGTTTCTCAAAGTGGGGGACGCCTTCCGCACGGCGCTCATCCAAAGCACCAACCACGTCGAATGGATCCCCGAATACGGCCAGGAACGCATCCTGGGCATGCTGCGCACGCGCCCGGACTGGTGCCTCTCGCGCCAGCGCTTCTGGGGCACGCCCATTCCCATGTTCCTGTGCGAACAATGCCGGGAACCCCTGCGCGACCGCGCCGTGTTCGACCGGGTTGTCGCGGAATTCCACAAACACGGCGGCGACGTGTGGTACGAAAAAGACGCCGCCCATTTCGGCGCCACCGGCCCCTGCCCCAAGTGCGGGCACAAAGGCCACCGGAAAGAGGAAGACATCGTCGACGTGTGGTTCGATTCCGGCGTGTCCTGGGCGGCCGTGCTCGGCCAGCGGCCGGAAACCCGGGGCACGAAGCGCGCCGACGTCATGTACCTGGAAGGCTCGGACCAGCACCGCGGCTGGTTCCAGACCTCCCTGCTGCCGGCGGTGGCCTTGACGGGCGAGCCCCCCTTCGGCCGCGTGCTGACCCACGGGTTCGTCCTTGACGGTCAAGGCCGCGCCATGTCGAAATCCCTCGGCAACGTGATCGCGCCGCAGGAGCTCATCCAAAAATACGGCGCCGACATCGTGCGGCTCTGGGTCGCCGTCACCGACTACCGCGAGGACGTGCGCCTTTCCCAGGACATCCTGGACCGCGTCATCGACACCTACCGAAAAATCCGCAACACCCTGCGGTTCCTCCTCGGCAATTTGGGGGATTTTGATCCCGCCCGCCACGCGCGCCCCCTGGACGCCCTCGAGCCCCTCGATTTGGCCGCCCTGGGCGCGTTCAACGACGCTCTCGAACGCGCGGCCCGTCATTACGACGAAGCCGAATTCCACTTGGTCACCGCGACCCTGGCCGACGGTTTTTGCATCAACGTCCTCTCCGAATTCTACCTGGACGTCCGCAAGGACGTTCTGTATTGCGACGCGCCCGACGCGCCGCGCCGCCGCAGCGCCCAGACGGCCTTCTGGATCATCGCCCGCGGGCTGGCCAAGGTCCTGGCGCCCCTTCTCTCCTTCACCGCCGAGGAAACCTGGCAAACCCTGCGCGAGGAAAACAAACTCGGCGCCGACGACAACCCCGAGAGCGTCTTTCTGAACCCGTTTCCGACGACCTTGGACCTGCCGCGAACCCCGGCCATGGCCGAATTTTTGCGCGCCCGACGGGCCGCCAACGAAGCCGTGGAAAAGGCCCGGCAATCCGGCGCGGTCAAAAGCGCCAACGACGCCGCGCTGCCCCTCACCCTTCCGGCGGGCGGCCCCTTGGCGGATCTGGCCCCCGCGGCGCTGGCCTCGTTCCTGGGCGTGGCGGTGGTCCGCCTGGAATTCGCCGCCGTCGAGGCGCCCGTTCCCGGCGCGGTCACGGCCGCCCCCGGGGCCAAGTGCGCGCGGTGCTGGCTCTGGCGCGAGCTCACCCCCGCCGGCCTTTGCGCGCGCTGCGCCGACGCCGAACGGGCCGTCCAACCCGCGTGA
- the lspA gene encoding signal peptidase II — protein sequence MKRRAAVVLVLVVLALDQITKEWALRALPLHGAIDVFPFFNLVHVRNTGAAFGILPQSNALFIGVTVVILAVLAKMGKDFAAQGVWARSGLPFVWAGALGNLIDRLRHGAVIDFLDFHWRGWHWPAFNVADSAITVGIACLIVQHFAPRLGKE from the coding sequence GTGAAACGCCGCGCCGCGGTGGTCCTCGTTCTCGTCGTCCTCGCCCTCGACCAAATCACGAAGGAATGGGCGCTGCGCGCCCTGCCGCTCCACGGGGCCATCGACGTGTTCCCGTTCTTCAACCTCGTCCACGTGCGCAACACGGGCGCGGCGTTCGGCATCCTCCCCCAATCGAACGCGCTCTTTATCGGGGTCACGGTCGTCATTCTCGCGGTGCTCGCGAAGATGGGCAAGGATTTCGCCGCGCAGGGCGTCTGGGCCCGGAGCGGCCTCCCTTTCGTTTGGGCCGGGGCCCTGGGCAATTTGATCGACCGCCTCCGGCACGGCGCGGTCATCGACTTCCTCGATTTCCATTGGCGGGGCTGGCACTGGCCCGCTTTCAACGTCGCCGACAGCGCCATCACCGTCGGCATCGCCTGCCTCATCGTCCAACACTTCGCCCCCCGTCTCGGGAAAGAGTGA
- the lgt gene encoding prolipoprotein diacylglyceryl transferase — MHPILVRFGDFALHAYGLFAAIGFIAGLALAAAGGPRAGVPKTVVQDAGAPLLLGGLLGARLFYVLFHAGEFAGAPLDVLKVWRGGLMWQGGLLGGVLAGVVFFRRRNVPLGAAADVLAPGVALGQAFGRIGCFFAGCCYGAVCRWPWAVTFHAPESLAPRGVPLHPTQLYDATANFFIAAALWFWGRRPGFARGHGRLAFGYLALASAARLGMEAFRDDARGLLGPFNATTVLAVVLLLLGVAGWTRSRRST, encoded by the coding sequence ATGCACCCCATCCTGGTCCGCTTCGGCGACTTTGCCCTCCACGCCTACGGGCTGTTCGCGGCGATCGGCTTCATCGCCGGCCTCGCCCTGGCCGCCGCGGGGGGGCCGCGCGCGGGCGTGCCCAAAACCGTCGTGCAGGACGCGGGCGCGCCCCTGCTGTTGGGCGGTCTTCTGGGCGCCCGGCTTTTTTACGTCCTTTTCCACGCCGGGGAGTTCGCGGGCGCCCCCCTGGACGTTTTGAAAGTGTGGCGCGGCGGGTTGATGTGGCAGGGCGGACTGCTCGGCGGCGTGTTGGCCGGGGTCGTTTTTTTTCGACGGAGAAACGTCCCCCTCGGCGCCGCGGCGGACGTCTTGGCCCCCGGGGTCGCCCTGGGCCAGGCCTTCGGCCGGATCGGCTGTTTCTTCGCGGGGTGTTGCTACGGGGCCGTCTGCCGATGGCCCTGGGCGGTGACGTTCCACGCCCCGGAAAGCCTGGCGCCCCGGGGCGTTCCTCTCCATCCGACGCAACTCTACGACGCCACCGCGAATTTTTTCATCGCGGCCGCCCTTTGGTTTTGGGGACGGCGCCCGGGCTTCGCCCGGGGCCACGGACGCTTGGCCTTCGGCTACCTGGCCCTGGCGTCGGCGGCGCGTTTGGGCATGGAGGCCTTTCGCGACGACGCGCGGGGGCTCCTGGGCCCTTTCAACGCCACGACGGTGCTCGCGGTCGTTCTTTTGCTGCTCGGCGTGGCGGGCTGGACGCGATCCCGGCGATCGACGTGA